CAACGGTTCTCTGATCAACTCTCAACCGGTGGTACCCGGCTTGCAGGTTCTGGATACCACGTCATTACCGATGGGTATCTATGAAGTTGAAATCCGGGTACTGGAAGACGGTAAAGAAACCAGCCGTACCACAGAAACTATCAATAAACCCTATTCATGGCGCAACCCCGACCAGCGTCTGCGCTACAACCTCTTTTTCGGCCAGCAGCGAACTTTGTGGAACAGCGATCAGGATTCACAAAATGGTGATCCGGCAGCGGGCGCCAGCCTTAACTACCTGCTTTACCCGCGCCTGACACTGGGGATGGCGGTACAAAAAACCGGCGATGAGCGCCAGGCTGGTGGTTCCATTGACTGGCAACTGGCCGATGCACTGCAACTTTATGGCAATGTGTGGCGCAGCAATGTAACCGGATATGGTTTTGACACGCAGGCCATCTGGACTCACAAGCAGGGTAACGTTGCGTTGAGCCACAGCCGTAGCTGGTATCGGCAGGACGACGAGCTGTATCAATATGACAGCCGTCCTTCGCAGCAAAACACCACTTCGTTTTCAAGCACCTGGCGTTTTAGTGGCATTAATAGCATCACCGGGCGTCTCAGCCACAGCAGCCGCAACAGCGGCGTTGGCGTCGATATTGGCTTCAACACCCGAACGATGATCGGCAAAACGGCGGTTAACTGGCGCTTAGCCGGGTTCGACAGGCCCTATGGCGACGGTAGTAGCCTGCGTAACCGGGGCGTTAGCCTGAGCGCCAGCTTCTCGCTGGGCAGTGAGAACCGCAGCGGCAACATCAGCTTGGGCAGCCGTACTGATACGCAAGGAGAACGCGATTTCTATACCTCGGCGTCGGTCAATCAGCAGTGGGGAGAAAACAGCCCGATTCGCTCGACGCTGGCCACGCTGACGGGCGATCGTCATGGCGTAGGCGTCAGCGCCTCCAACCAGTTTGATACGGCGCTGGCGCAGGGCAGCTTCTGGACGCAAAGTTCCACGCAGGATAGCCGTCTTTCCGGCGGTATTAATACCGGCAGCCTGATTGCTTTCGGTAAGGGCGAGGTGGCGATCTCTAAACTGCCTTCTTACAACCAGGGCGGCGGGGTGATCGTCAATGTGGATTCGGACGATCAAAACGCGCAGTTGCTGGCGTTCTATCCCGGCGGGCAAAAAACGCTGTCAGCCGGGCGCAACTTTATTCCGGTTGATGCCTGGAAGCCGGGCACTATTCAACTGGATTTTGCCGGTACGGATGCGCCAGCGCTCAAAATTGAGCCGGAATACCTCTCTTACCAGCATATTCGCGGCGGCGTGAATGCTTATAACGTTCGGGTGATGAAAACGGTCACGGTCATGGGCCGCCTCGTCAACAGCAAAGGTGAAGCGCTCGGCGGCGCGAATGTCGTCAACCATGCCAGCAGAACGATGAGCGAGTCCGACGGGTTATTCACCCTCGAAATGCAAAAAAGCATCCCGGTGCTGAATGTTGAGCAGCGTTCCGGCGCGACCTGCGAAATTAAGCTCGATCCGAATGCGCCCCATAGCACTCAGGACGATGTGTGGTTTGTCGGTAATCTTGTGTGCGATGGCTTGACGCAAGCGGCGCATGCAGAAACAACATCCAGCGATGAGACAGGGAAAATAAAAACATGAAATGGAATGCGGTTAATAAGCAGAGTGAAAGGGATACAGATATTCGAACCAGGATAATAAATATGCTTTTCCTACCCGTGTGTAGCAAAATGCGCAAATTGATCGCTGTGAAATCTGTGATGTTCTGTTTGGCCTTATTCTCATCACAACTTTATGCCATCACAATGGATATCACTGCCGAATTTTCCGCAGATATTAGCAAGCCGCAGCTGAACGAGTTTGTAAATACTACGCCAGTCACAGGGTTTTGCGCTAACTACTGGAATGATTGTGCATCTTTTGGTGGCTTTAGTGTCGTTATCCCTAATTTAACAGCAGAAAGAGTGTTGGATAGTAATAATACCAGCGATTATATGGATTATCAGCCCTCAATGGCTGTTGATGGCGCGCCAAAAATAATAACGCTGACAGATCCTATGACTAACCGCAGCATTAATGTCAATTTTCGCCTTGTTCTCGTTGGTGTGACTTATACACGCCTCAATGGTTCTTCCGGTACTCTGGGGATGGCGATGAATGTTATGAGTATACCGGGTAATGGTTGTAAAAAGCTTGGTGGAAGCACTCTTAATTCTGATGCCGCTTCATTTGCCTGGCAATATCCGGAGAGCAAAGCTGATTGCTTTGCATTTCTCAATTATCGTTATCCGTTTGCAGGGCTTGTCAGAATCAGTGATGTCAGCATTGGTTATACTCTTCAACTTCCAGACCCATTAAATGTGTATGCCGGAACCTACGAGGGTGAGATAACTTATGTTGTCGGTAATGGTAGGGATATTGATTTGCATGCCCAGAGCACTTCTGAGACTGAATTAATAATAAAGTTGAAAGCGACCGTGAAGCACGCATTTAATATTTTCTTTCCCGGTGGGAGTGATGATCTTAATGTCAAGCTTGATGCGCGGGGGGGCTGGAGTCAATGGATTAACGGCAAACATATGCCGGAATTATTACAGAAAGAGATGCCTTTCTTGCTGACTTCCTCCACGCCATTCGTGGTGAAAATGCAGTGCGGAGCAGGGCTGGATGGTGGCAATCAGAATTGTGCATTGCAAAATGCGCAGACCAACGAGATCGTCCCATTGGATGTTTTTCTGACGTTTCCTGGTTTTAAAAGTAATGGAACGGATGTGAATAATCTGCGCATGACCACTGAGGTTAATGGGCAAGCGATTGATCCGCCGAGTGCCATTATTGCCGACCGACGCTCACACCTTGATTTCCGCGTTTCCCGTCCTGGAGTAGAAACGATGGTGAAAGCGCCAGGCTCAACGTGGAAAGGCGCGGTAACGCTGATATTTGATACCCAGACGCAGTGAACATTTTTCGGCGTTAATGCGTCAGCACGTAATTTATGCTTAGCCGGCGTGGTATTTCGCCACGCCGAAATAAAAAGGACGTAATAATATTACGGCAAGGGAAATGTATGAGTGAGTTCGGTAATAATAAAGAATCATGTTTCGAGAGTTATATTAAAATTGACCGTGTGAAATATATCGGTATAATGCACTGCGAAACTGCGAAACTGCGAAACTGCGAAACTGCGAAACTGCGAAACTGCGAAACTGCGAAACTGCGAAACTGCGAAACTGCGAAACTGCGAAACTGCGGCTATTTTAGAAAATTAATTCACGGGAAAAGTATTGCGTTTTTCTGGCTGTTATTCTCGACTCTGGTTCACGCAACATCCGGGACTTTAAATGTGGAGTTTAAAGCAAGTATTAATAGTCCAAATAAAAATACATTTACCGACACCACAATATGCACCGGCTTGACATGTGAACCTGGTTTGAATCTTTATAAAGGTGTCAATGTTCCCGGTGTGTTGGCAGAAAAATATTACGATTATTCATCTCCCGATCCGGAACGTAATACTGTCTCTATGACCTTTGATGGTCTTCCGAAAACAGTGACCTTAACCGATCCTGCAACCGGTCAGAGCATAAGTGCAGTTTTTCGTTTAGCGTACTTTGGTGCACAGCTTAATCGTCTGGATGCCAGTAGCGGTGATATGAGTGATACATTTTGGTCGGTAACCAACCCGAAGGGGGGCTGTCATGGGCGAAGTACAGTGGTTGATGAGAGCTTTGTTCGCCCCAGACTTGAGATCCCGGAAAGTAAGTTAACCTGTTACGGTAAACTTATGGATGTATTTCAGGGCAAAATTAATGTCAGCTCCGTCGTTATGGGATATACCAGCCTGGTTATCACTCCGGAACCCTTAAATATATATGAGGGAACATATGAAGGTGACCTTGTTTACAGGTTCGGCGATAACGGTGATATCGATTTTCATGCCGATACGAACCTTGAGAGTGAAATCAGGATCCACATAAAAGCGACCGTGGAGCACGAGTTGTATATAAAATTTGCCCCTGGCAGTGAGAATGTTTCGCTGGGCGCACAGGGCGGCTGGGAACCCTGGATTAATGGCGGGCATATACCGCCATCACTGAGTAAAGAGGTACCTTTTTCCCTCTCTTCCTCGTCAGGGTTTTCCGTCAAAATGCAGTGCGGACATGATGGTGGTAACCAAAACTGCGGGTTGCAAAATACCCAGACAGGTCAGATCGTTCCGCTGGAAGTCTCGATGACGTTGCCCGGTTATAAAAGTAACGGTGCGGATGTCTACTATATGTCAATAACTTCTGCTGCCAGTGGTTATAAGATTGATGTGCCCGGAAGGTTTATTACTTATCGACGCTCGCACGTTGATTTTCGCGTGCGCAGGCCTGCGGTGGAAACGATGGTAAAAGCGCCAGGCTCAACATGGAAAGGGGCGGTAACGCTGATTTTTGACACGCAGACGCAGTGAATGTTGCCCGGAATCAATGCGTCCGCACTTAATCTGTTTTCTGCAAGGCGTGGTATTTCACCGCGCCGGAATATAAGGACGCATCATGATATTACGGCAAAGGAAATGTGTGGGCGAATTCGTTGGTAATAAAGTAGAGAGCTCCAAAAGTAATATTAAACTTGACCTTAAGAAGTTTATGGATATAATGCACTGCAAAACTGCAAAACTGCAAAACTGCAAAACTGCAAAACTGCAAAACTGCAAAACTGCAAAACTGCAAAACTGCAAAACTGCAAAACTGCAAAACTAAACTGCAAAACTGCAAAACTGCAAAACTGCAAAACTGCAAAACTGCAAAACTGCAAAACTGCAAAACTGCAAAACTGCAAAACTGCAAAACTGCAAAACTGCAAAACTGCAAAACTGCAAAACTGCAAAACTATTATTCGAGTAATTTTCTGTTTTTTTCTTCAATTTCCCTTTGTGGTACAGGCCGCCACGGTGGATATCACAGCAGAATTTGCGGCAGACATCAGCAAGCCGCAAAATAATCAATTTACCAATACCACTCCCGTTTCAGGATATTGCGTCAGATACAATTGCGCGAGTAATGAGAAAAGTTTTGCTGTTTCTGGCGTTTGGGCAGAAAAATATCTGGATTATTTATCCCCCGATCTGAATAAACATCATCCATCATTTACATTTGATAGTACTGCGCGAACAGTAACCTTAACCGATACGAAAACTGGCAACAGCATAAGTGCAGTTTTCCGGTTCGCGATGTTTGGTGCGACAATTAATCGTCTGGATGCCAATAACGGTATATTGAGTGATGCATTGAGTGGCTTAGGAACGGCCCCTTTGGGAGGGTGTGATGGAAATAGCACTGCAATGGATGAAAACTGGTACCGCTTGGGTTGGAGAATGCTACAGAGCACGAAGTTGACCTGTTACAGGAAAATGAATAATACAGGATTTCAGGGTAAGGTTAATATTGACCAGGTCAGTATAGGATATCTGTTAACTATCACTCCGAAACCGTTAAATATTTTAGCGGGAATATACGAAGGTGACCTTATTTATACGATTGGAGATAATGGTGACCTTGATTTCCATGCCGATGCGACTTTTGATAATGAAATTAGAATCCACTTAAAAGCGACCGTTGAACATGCATTTTTTATTAAATTCGCACCGGGCAGCGAAAATGTCCTGCTGGGCGCACAGGGAGGCTGGGAGCCGTGGATGAATGGCGGTCATATACCGCAGTCATTGAGTAAAGAGGTGCCTTTTATTGTCTCTTCATCCTCGAAATTTACCGTCAAGATGCAGTGCGGTATTGATGGCGGTAACCAGAATTGTGGTATAGAGAATACGCAAACCAACGAGAAAGTACCTGTGGAAGTGAGGCTGACACTCCCTGGATTTAAAAGCAATGGCACCGATGTCAATAACCTGCGGCTTACTTCGGCTGCCAATGGGGCAGTTATTGATCCGCCGGGTGCTTTTATTACATATCGTCGTTCGCACGTTGATTTTCGCGTGCTCAGGCCTGCGGTGGAAACGATGGTAAAAGCGCCAGGCTCAACGTGGAAGGGGTCGGTAACACTGGTTTTTGATGCCCAGACGCAGTAAACCCGCCAAAAAAGAAATCCCCGCGCATTGTCGCCAACGAGCGGGGGATTTCACCTTTACCGGGGTGGTTTCAGGAATGCTTAGCGGGCAACGACAAAACGTTTGTCATCGTCCATGAAGGCTTTTTCGCCCGCCGGAGCCACGATGGAACCAAAGTTCATATGGCCGCGCAGTTTCCAGTTCGCCGAAATATTCCAGCTGCTCTGCACGTCAGCATCAACGAGCGGGTTATAGTGCTGAAGGTTAGCACCAATACCTTTTTCCGCCAGCGCCAGCCAGACGGCGTATTGGGCGATACCGGTACTGTGTTCTGACCAGACAGGGAAGTTATCGGCGTAGGCAGCGAACTGCTCCTGCAACCCTTTCACCACGTCCTGATCTTCAAAGAACAGCACCGAACCCGCAGCGGCGGCAAAACCATCCAGTTTGTCGGATGTCGCTTTGAAACTCTCTTCCGGAACAATTTTTCTCAACTGCTCGCGGGTCAGCTCCCAGAATTTCGCATGCTCTTTACCTAACAGAATCAACGCACGAGAACTCTGGGAGTTAAACGCAGAAGGTGCCTGGCGAATAGCTTCTTTAATGGTCTCGATAACAACCTCTTCTGCAACCGGCAGATCTTTACCAAGGGCATAAATGGTTCTGCGCTGTTTCGCTAAAGCAAGAAAATTGTCTGACATAACGGCTCCTGAAGTTGATGGTAATTCCGTGGTGTCGCTATTTGCGGCCTGCGGGAACAAAGCGCTAAAAAGTTTCTGCAACGGGTTCATGGCTCGCCTTATCCTGTTTGTTATTCCGGCTGGGTAATTTATTTCGTCAGTTCAGCAGTCATATACACGCCGTTGTCAGCACGTGCGCTGGTGATTTTGTAAGACGCATTGGCTTTTTCCGCCTGTGCAGCAATTTTGGCTTCAGCGGCGGAGAGCGTCGATGCACTGGCGCTGATGCTCTGGGCAAAAGAACCGAAAGAGAGGGCGGACAGTGCGGCAACTGCAACGAAAGTTTTGATGAATTTCATGGTCGTATTCCTGCATCATTTTGTTTGGGAGGGCTGTGTTGCCCTGATGTGATAAATCATATGCCTGATGAATACGAAGAAAAAGCTGAACTATTTGCGGATAACGTTCAAATAATTAGAACAACTATGGAATTAATTCTGCGCTAAAAGCGTAGCGATACCCTGCCGCAGACAGGGCAGGGAGAGGGAGCAAACATACTCAGACGGCGAACCAGCGCCGCCAGATAAAACGCAGTACGAAAAACTCAATGCAGCCAAGCAGTAAAAACCACAGGCAGTAGAGCAGGGTATAAAGCTGGTTCAAATCCAGCAGATGAAAGCGCTGCATCAGACTTTGCGCCAGTTGCAGGCCCAGTGATGGCGCGGGCAGCAGCAGGACAGAGATAAAAGCCATCAACAGGATGCCTGCCAGCGTAACCAGCGATTCGAGCGGGTGTTTCATAAGCGTTAATCATCGGTGAAAAAAAGCATTGTCGGGGAAAGCACGCCGCAGCGCAACGTTCCCCGTATGACGGATCACGCCACCACGAAGCGATCGACCAGCGTCGTCATGGTTTGTGATTGTTGATCCAGCATCTGGCTGGCGCTGGCGGCGCTGGCCACCAGCCCGGCGTTTTGCTGGGTCACCTGCTCCAGTTGGTTCAGCGCTTCATGCACCTGCGAGACGCCGAGTGACTGCTCGCCTGCCGCATGGGCGATATCGCTGACAAACGCCAGCATCTGACCGGTATTGGCTTTCGCCGACTGCAACGCCCGGTCGGATGCCTGCACCAGCGTCACGCCCTGCTCGATCTGCTCCATGTTGTTGCTTATTAACTCGCGGATCTGCCGGGCATCACTGGCGCAGCGCTGCGACAGATTACGCACCTCGGAGGCTACCACCGCAAAGCCCTTGCCCAGTTCCCCGGCGCGGGCGGCTTCTACCGCCGCATTCAGCGCCAGCAGGTTGGTCTGGAAAGAGATCTCGTCGATGGAACTGACAATGCTGGAGATCTGCTCGCTGGAACC
Above is a genomic segment from Kosakonia radicincitans DSM 16656 containing:
- a CDS encoding TcfC E-set like domain-containing protein encodes the protein MSQTALMPEDFKAHFFNSPLSAKVTLNGKKLGDAMIVLTEDNQARIVQFTDVSDSEYTEEDRQRWLQAFSTLVPLGECTRDCPDGLMAVEYSLSDASLALLTPAAMTSKDLWYSLPEGGDSGIILNNQFNASGSEEQSTLSWNGGLDAAIGNWSLSSQFQQDQSRAQGQNTLSRHAITSLYAQREYEQNFLRAGLFMPDSQGLLRQPYLPGGGISTLAGVMVGSSDTRMKEGGTPSLYPVYVTANREGVAEIYRNGSLINSQPVVPGLQVLDTTSLPMGIYEVEIRVLEDGKETSRTTETINKPYSWRNPDQRLRYNLFFGQQRTLWNSDQDSQNGDPAAGASLNYLLYPRLTLGMAVQKTGDERQAGGSIDWQLADALQLYGNVWRSNVTGYGFDTQAIWTHKQGNVALSHSRSWYRQDDELYQYDSRPSQQNTTSFSSTWRFSGINSITGRLSHSSRNSGVGVDIGFNTRTMIGKTAVNWRLAGFDRPYGDGSSLRNRGVSLSASFSLGSENRSGNISLGSRTDTQGERDFYTSASVNQQWGENSPIRSTLATLTGDRHGVGVSASNQFDTALAQGSFWTQSSTQDSRLSGGINTGSLIAFGKGEVAISKLPSYNQGGGVIVNVDSDDQNAQLLAFYPGGQKTLSAGRNFIPVDAWKPGTIQLDFAGTDAPALKIEPEYLSYQHIRGGVNAYNVRVMKTVTVMGRLVNSKGEALGGANVVNHASRTMSESDGLFTLEMQKSIPVLNVEQRSGATCEIKLDPNAPHSTQDDVWFVGNLVCDGLTQAAHAETTSSDETGKIKT
- a CDS encoding nitroreductase family protein, which codes for MSDNFLALAKQRRTIYALGKDLPVAEEVVIETIKEAIRQAPSAFNSQSSRALILLGKEHAKFWELTREQLRKIVPEESFKATSDKLDGFAAAAGSVLFFEDQDVVKGLQEQFAAYADNFPVWSEHSTGIAQYAVWLALAEKGIGANLQHYNPLVDADVQSSWNISANWKLRGHMNFGSIVAPAGEKAFMDDDKRFVVAR
- a CDS encoding DUF1158 domain-containing protein; translation: MKHPLESLVTLAGILLMAFISVLLLPAPSLGLQLAQSLMQRFHLLDLNQLYTLLYCLWFLLLGCIEFFVLRFIWRRWFAV
- a CDS encoding YdgH/BhsA/McbA-like domain containing protein; this translates as MKFIKTFVAVAALSALSFGSFAQSISASASTLSAAEAKIAAQAEKANASYKITSARADNGVYMTAELTK